CTGAATTATGGGCAAAAGTTTTCTCACAGTCactacattcatagggttttctacctgtgtgaattctctgatgtgcTCTCAGGGCTAAATTGTAGGTGAAAGATCTCCCACATTCactacattcatagggtttctccccTGTGTGAATTCTTTGATGTGCCTTGAGAACAGAAATATGGGCAAAAGACcttccacattcattacattcataaggtttctccCCTGTGTGAATTCTATGATGTGCTCTGAGGGCTGAATTATGGGCAAAAGTTTTCTCACAGTCACTGCATTCATACGGCTTCTCACCTGTATGAATTCTTTGATGTGCTCTCAGGGCTGAGTTATAGGTAAAAGATTTCCCACAGtcattacattcatagggtttctccccTGTGTGAACTCTCTGATGTACATTGAGGTGTGTCTTGTGAGAGAAAGTTTTCTCACATTCAAcacattcatagggtttttcacctgtgtgaattctctgatgtgcTCTGAGATGTGATGTCTTGGAGAAAGTTTTCCCACATTCAATACATTCATAGGATTTCTCCCCCATGAGAATTCTCTGATGTCCTTTGAGATGTGATGTCTTCCCATGTTCACTGCCACCACAGTTCCATCTCTGCATCTGTTTTCTGGTGTCCTATGAGGGGTGACTTGTAAGATCTCACACAGCCATTGTTATCACAAGGTTTCTCTTTTGTGTGAATTCTCAGATGTTTGCTGAGGTTTGAATTCTGACAgaaagctttcccacattcactCCATTCATAAAGTTTGAATCCCACATAAGTTCCAGGATGCTGAATGGGATGTGAACTTGAACAAAAGGATTTTGCACATTCCTCATATTGGTAAGGTTTCTCTCCTGAGTGGGGCCTCTGATGCTGAATGAGGTGTGCTTTCCGGTAAAAGGATTTTCTGCATTTCCCATGCTCATCAGAAAGGTAGAATTTATCTTctgtgtgaattctctgatgtgcTGTAAAGTCTAATTTCTGGTAGAGGGCATTTGTACATTCATTATGTTCACCAAATTTATCTCCAGTTTGTGTTTTCTGATGTACTATATGGGCTGAGGTCTGGCTAAaattttcttcacatttattGCTTTCAAAAGCACTCCATCCTGTAATAGTTCTCTGAGATTGAGTGAGGGGCGACTTCCTACTGAAATTAATCCCCCTTTCATTACACTCATAGTGTGTCATAGCCATGTGAACTTTATTGTATTCAATGGCGGTGGTTTTGTCACAGGATGTCCCATATTCATTAAGATCAGAGCATTTCCCCCTTGTGTCAGTTCTCATGTGGTTGAATAAAGTGGTTTTATCAAAGTTTTTTCTAAATTCATCATCCTTACAGGACTTTTCTCCTGTTAGAAAACTCTCAGGTATAATACAAATTGTCTTATCATGTAAACCTTGTCCACATCCATCACATCCAAAAGATTCCTTCAAAGTTTGAAATTTCCAATGCTGATCTTTCTTATAACTGAAAGCTTTTGCATTTTCACCATGTTCATAAGATTTCTCTCCAGCATGAGCTTTCTCATGCTTAATATCAAGCTGCAATTTCTCACACACATTCATGTATTCAGTCTTCtttcttgaatattttgtttcacttaTAATTAATTCAGAAGCAATTGGCAAATTCATTCTATGTGAGTCACATTTACAGGGTATTTTTTCTGAAAACTCTGGAGCTATTTCCAGATTAAATGGTTTTTCTAAACTTTCTGTCCTTCTTTATTCAATGTTTTGTCAGCGTCATTGATGAATATTTCTTGCCACAgaggtttttcttgtttttcccagATCCCTTTGATGTGATCAActttaaaatatcctaaaatgagaaaaactgaaaatatactATAAATCTTACATTTCTCATGGAGAAGAACttatattttgattttggttttggtttttgagattgggtattgctctgtcacccaggatggagtgcagcggcgtgatcatagctcactgcagccttgaactcctacgctcaagtgctcctcccacttcagcctccctactaggtgggactatagggATATGCCACCACGTCCtgttaatttcttttatatttagtggagacagggacttgctacattgcccaggctgatcttaaactcctgagctcaagtgatcctcccgccttgacctcccaaagtgctgggattacaggcatgagccactgtgcccggcccatgttttgttatgtattttattctattgtttCTGGTCATGTttccaaatattaaataattcatgCACACAGACAGATTCTCTCCTCATCCATGCTGTTTATAAAACAGGAATTATTTCCAGGGCCAGTCAAGGTGGAGTAGTAACCCCTTTCCTCCCATATCTTCCCTCTTACAATTAAAAATCtctagagaaaaaacaaaacaacacaaaaaaattaacaaatatacaaagcctataaaatggaaagaaagtggACTTCAGGACTTAAGAAATTACACAGTGGAGAATTCTAAGGCTATTCTATATCCTAGACTGGGTGCTGAAGAAACCTACAATCCTGCACTGACAGGCACAGACAAAAAGAGCACAAAGAAAAGCCTGCTCCTTCCAGCCAGAGGTCTGAGAAAATGGTGTTCTAACAGAATAGGAAACACTTTTGATGTTTTCTCATGCTCAGGCCAAACCAAAATGATACACTCCTGTGGTTCcatggaggctgagcagggagctaATGTTCCCTGCCGTAGATACACAGGATCTGCATGCTCTTATATGTTTTCTTCCATAAGCCATGAAGAATCCTGAGAAAGTTCCATTCTTGGGATATGCTGGGAGATGGTCACAGCAGCCACTACCAAAATTCTGCCTAGAACCAAATTATTATCTAATTTATGGAACAAATGTCTTAATCTGCAAGGGCAAGAATATAATAAGTTGTTTTAGGGCACTGACAGGAACTCATAGCAGCtatgggaaggaaagaagaaaaaaagaagtacagaAGTAAGAGCAGAGGCAGGAATACACAGTAGGCCCAATACTCAAGCAGAAGAGATAAGTTAAAGTAGCACTTGCGATAACCATGGCTTCAAACCTGAAGACACAATGCATTCAACAGCTGAattcacattcttttcaaatgcacatgGAAGAATCATCAAAACAGACTATATTCTAGACTGTAAGATAAACCTTCacaaatatagaagaaataaatcaTACAGAGCATGATCTTGGGCCACAGAGAAATTATACCAGAAATCAGTAAACACAAAGTTATCTGgagaaatacaaaagaactgTAAGTTACACATTCCTAATTAACCCATGGGTGAAAGAAGAATTCTCAAATGAGATTATTTTGAAGTGAATGTAAACAAAACAACATAAGAATACAGAAATTTGCGGATGCAGCTAAGGCAGTACACAGAGATAAATTTGGGGCTtaaatttttttggccaggcgcggtggctcacgcctgtaatcccagcactttgaggggctgaggcgtgtggatcacaaggtcaggagtttgagaccagcctgaccaacatggtgaaaccccttctctactaaaaatacaaaagttagccgagcatggtggtgcacacctgtaatcccagctactcaggaggctggggtaggagaattgcttgaactcaggaggtggaggttgcagtgagctgagattgccccacggcactccagcctgggtgacaagtgagactctgtctttaaaaaaaaaattgtatttgaaaaGAAAGATCTCCAGTCAGATGCTTGTTTCCCCCTTAGGAAACTAGATAAAGACAGGACATTAAATTGAAAGAA
The nucleotide sequence above comes from Symphalangus syndactylus isolate Jambi chromosome 3, NHGRI_mSymSyn1-v2.1_pri, whole genome shotgun sequence. Encoded proteins:
- the LOC129479358 gene encoding LOW QUALITY PROTEIN: zinc finger protein 658-like (The sequence of the model RefSeq protein was modified relative to this genomic sequence to represent the inferred CDS: inserted 6 bases in 4 codons), which codes for MNMSQASVSFQDVTVEFTQEEWQHLGPVERTLYREVMLENYSHLVSVGCCITKPXVISKLEQGAEPWSLDDEFLNQRYPGYFKVDHIKGIWEKQEKPLWQEIFINDADKTLNKEGQKXLEKPFNLEIAPEFSEKIPCKCDSHRMNLPIASELIISETKYSRKKTEYMNVCEKLQLDIKHEKAHAGEKSYEHGENAKAFSYKKDQHWKFQTLKESFGCDGCGQGLHDKTICIIPESFLTGEKSCKDDEFRKNFDKTTLFNHMRTDTRGKCSDLNEYGTSCDKTTAIEYNKVHMAMTHYECNERGINFSRKSPLTQSQRTITGWSAFESNKCEENFSQTSAHIVHQKTQTGDKFGEHNECTNALYQKLDFTAHQRIHTEDKFYLSDEHGKCRKSFYRKAHLIQHQRPHSGEKPYQYEECAKSFCSSSHPIQHPGTYVGFKLYEWSECGKAFCQNSNLSKHLRIHTKEKPCDNNGCVRSYKSPLIGHQKTDAEMEXCGGSEHGKTSHLKGHQRILMGEKSYECIECGKTFSKTSHLRAHQRIHTGEKPYECVECEKTFSHKTHLNVHQRVHTGEKPYECNDCGKSFTYNSALRAHQRIHTGEKPYECSDCEKTFAHNSALRAHHRIHTGEKPYECNECGRSFAHISVLKAHQRIHTGEKPYECSECGRSFTYNLALRAHQRIHTGRKPYECSDCEKTFAHNSALKVHQRIHTGEKPYECNECEKTFAHNSALRAHQNIHTGEKLYECGECGKTFFQKTRLSTHRRIHTGEKPYECSKCGKTFSQKSYLTGHERIHTGEKPYECNICGKTFVYKAALIVHQRIHTGENPYECNECGKTFSQRTHLCAHQRIHTGEKLCECHECGKMFADNSALRAHHRIHTGEKPYECNECGKTFSKTSHLRAHLRTRSGEKPYECSECGKTFSEKSYVSAHQRVHTGEKPYECNVCGKPFAHNSTLRVHQRIHTGEKSYECNDCGKTFSQKSHLSAHQRIHTGXKPCECNECGKAFAQNSTLRVHQRIHTGEKPYECDECGKTFVRKAALKVHHTRMHTRKKTLACNVFGKS